The Streptomyces tendae genome has a window encoding:
- a CDS encoding COG4315 family predicted lipoprotein: protein MNIQARALVAATGTVVLLSGTTVAHAAGAPSATEAKAASSVTVTTKNTPLGKILVNEKGHTLYLFESDKKDKSTCNDACAEAWPPLKADGKLVAKGGVDSKLLDTIKRSDGSKQVTYKGQPLYTFADDTKAGQTNGQGVDAFGAKWFVLGTDGKKITKQPASQNGGY, encoded by the coding sequence GTGAACATCCAAGCCCGAGCACTTGTCGCTGCCACCGGAACAGTCGTGCTGCTGTCCGGGACGACCGTCGCCCACGCCGCCGGCGCCCCGTCGGCGACCGAGGCGAAAGCGGCGTCCTCCGTGACGGTGACCACCAAGAACACGCCACTGGGAAAGATCCTCGTCAACGAGAAGGGTCACACCCTCTACCTGTTCGAGTCCGACAAGAAGGACAAGTCCACCTGCAACGACGCCTGCGCCGAGGCATGGCCGCCGCTGAAGGCGGACGGCAAGCTCGTCGCCAAGGGCGGCGTGGACAGCAAGCTGCTCGACACCATCAAGCGCAGCGACGGTTCGAAGCAGGTGACGTACAAGGGGCAGCCCCTCTACACGTTCGCCGACGACACCAAGGCCGGGCAGACCAACGGCCAGGGCGTCGACGCGTTCGGTGCCAAGTGGTTCGTGCTGGGCACCGACGGCAAGAAGATCACCAAGCAGCCCGCGTCCCAGAACGGCGGCTACTGA
- a CDS encoding DUF6907 domain-containing protein: protein MSERTVTVFTADHGDVTMPEPSWCTGEHPFEGYRADIEHQGEEIELTVQTPCHGPVAVAKAGLLQRPFSELGPKAPLVMVEFDELHEYDAETLAGLLDALVAWAIGPMHQLHERLLLLEGGDQ, encoded by the coding sequence ATGAGCGAGCGCACGGTGACCGTGTTCACCGCCGATCACGGCGACGTGACGATGCCTGAGCCGTCCTGGTGCACGGGCGAGCACCCCTTCGAGGGGTACCGCGCCGACATTGAGCACCAGGGCGAGGAGATTGAGCTGACGGTGCAGACGCCGTGTCACGGCCCGGTGGCCGTGGCGAAGGCGGGCCTGCTGCAGCGGCCGTTCTCCGAGCTCGGGCCGAAGGCGCCGCTGGTGATGGTCGAGTTCGACGAGCTGCACGAGTACGACGCCGAGACCCTCGCCGGCCTGCTGGACGCGCTCGTCGCCTGGGCGATCGGCCCCATGCACCAGCTGCACGAGCGTCTGCTGCTGCTGGAAGGGGGCGACCAGTGA
- a CDS encoding FtsX-like permease family protein encodes MVTADAAQDSAGGRARAHRAVTAELTGPARADGRVVAEDTAAEAGPSDDLRTTATIVIVVLGLTVLVAVAGVATTASLTVVERGREFGLLRALGLGAAAVHRMVTAECALHGLLGGVLGLALGVPYAWLVVRVAEASAPFTVPAGQLAAVFGALVLVTAAAGTVPAVRASRTSPTVAVARND; translated from the coding sequence GTGGTCACCGCCGACGCGGCTCAGGACTCCGCAGGGGGGCGGGCGCGCGCGCATCGGGCCGTCACCGCCGAGCTGACCGGCCCGGCGCGCGCCGACGGGCGCGTCGTCGCCGAGGACACGGCCGCAGAGGCCGGGCCGTCGGACGACCTGCGCACGACGGCCACGATCGTGATCGTGGTCCTGGGTCTGACCGTCCTGGTGGCGGTCGCCGGCGTCGCGACCACGGCGAGCCTCACCGTCGTCGAGCGGGGGCGCGAGTTCGGCCTGTTGCGGGCCCTGGGCCTCGGCGCAGCCGCCGTGCACCGCATGGTCACGGCGGAGTGCGCGCTCCACGGCCTCCTCGGCGGGGTGCTGGGGCTGGCCCTCGGCGTGCCGTACGCCTGGCTGGTGGTCCGCGTCGCGGAGGCGAGCGCCCCCTTCACCGTGCCGGCGGGGCAGCTCGCGGCGGTGTTCGGCGCCCTGGTGCTGGTGACGGCAGCCGCCGGGACGGTGCCCGCCGTGCGCGCCTCCCGCACCTCACCGACGGTCGCCGTCGCCCGGAACGACTGA
- a CDS encoding DUF6529 family protein gives MEQQPDPSRRATGKGRAAALLLIPVAVGLGIWFVGQGLTPDPNSSLFGARYDEAMELKARLGSALLGLALVQLLLAAWMYGLLPGSKPAPRAVPLAHRVTGLLAFLLSVPIAYQCLSAYGVETTSPRVAIHSVTGCVLYGAFAAKVLVVRSHRFPGWTLPLVGGLLFCAIALLWYTAALWQLNGFDTPGLT, from the coding sequence GTGGAACAGCAACCCGATCCCTCCCGCCGCGCGACGGGCAAGGGGCGTGCAGCGGCCCTGCTGCTGATCCCCGTGGCCGTGGGCCTGGGCATCTGGTTCGTGGGGCAGGGCCTGACACCCGACCCGAACAGCAGCCTGTTCGGCGCCCGGTACGACGAGGCAATGGAGCTCAAGGCCCGGTTGGGGAGCGCCCTGCTGGGTCTCGCGCTGGTCCAGCTTCTGCTCGCCGCCTGGATGTACGGCCTGCTGCCCGGGTCGAAGCCGGCACCGCGCGCCGTGCCCCTCGCGCACCGGGTGACCGGACTGCTCGCCTTCCTGCTCTCGGTGCCGATCGCCTACCAGTGCCTGAGCGCGTACGGCGTCGAGACGACGTCGCCACGGGTGGCGATCCACTCGGTCACCGGCTGCGTCCTGTACGGCGCCTTCGCCGCGAAGGTGCTCGTGGTGCGCAGCCACCGGTTCCCGGGGTGGACGCTGCCTCTCGTGGGCGGTCTGCTCTTCTGCGCGATCGCCCTGCTCTGGTACACAGCCGCGCTGTGGCAGCTCAACGGGTTCGACACGCCGGGGCTGACGTGA
- a CDS encoding DUF6907 domain-containing protein: protein MAQSAISQHTAALAGIPSQPTAADKSQPTLKPGFRLVPALIGTRKASHTAWIPCPSWCVEDHTAEPYQLEDITHASKSEDVGISSFLKPNGDLLMFAMLQADPAATDSRLRQAHIAVEAGDMPEYHTPEMAEALADDLIAFASSLRHLARAARLHNASQGAELRGEAV from the coding sequence ATGGCTCAGTCTGCCATCAGCCAGCACACTGCCGCTCTCGCCGGCATCCCTTCTCAGCCGACGGCCGCCGACAAGTCGCAGCCGACCCTCAAGCCCGGCTTCCGCCTGGTGCCCGCCCTGATCGGCACGCGGAAGGCCTCTCACACGGCCTGGATCCCCTGCCCGTCGTGGTGCGTCGAGGACCACACCGCCGAGCCGTACCAGCTGGAGGACATCACCCACGCCTCCAAGTCGGAGGACGTGGGGATCTCCTCATTCCTGAAGCCGAACGGTGACCTGCTCATGTTCGCCATGCTCCAGGCGGACCCGGCCGCCACGGACTCGCGGCTGCGGCAGGCGCACATCGCTGTGGAGGCCGGCGACATGCCGGAGTACCACACGCCGGAGATGGCGGAGGCGCTCGCGGACGACCTGATCGCGTTCGCCTCGTCGCTGCGCCACCTGGCGCGCGCCGCGCGCCTGCACAACGCCTCCCAGGGCGCCGAGCTGCGTGGGGAGGCCGTCTGA